In a genomic window of Methylobacter sp. YRD-M1:
- a CDS encoding DUF6876 family protein, with protein MNITPADLTGFHGTANYFKTLTKYLVYTDGVQYFARNGGNDGAYWFIDFVNFSILPELANEEFLLVKITVVNNTAVIAADDGNDHVLFEEKIEYTDLADGEWRFYIEDGYIGESPVKVLMLPSER; from the coding sequence ATGAATATCACCCCAGCGGATTTAACCGGATTTCATGGCACAGCCAATTACTTTAAAACGCTGACTAAATATTTGGTCTATACAGACGGAGTTCAATACTTTGCACGGAACGGCGGTAATGATGGAGCTTACTGGTTTATTGACTTTGTGAACTTCTCGATACTGCCAGAGCTGGCAAATGAAGAGTTCTTATTAGTGAAAATAACCGTGGTCAATAATACCGCTGTCATTGCTGCTGATGACGGTAATGACCATGTCTTATTCGAAGAAAAAATCGAATATACCGACTTGGCTGATGGCGAGTGGAGATTTTATATTGAAGATGGATATATCGGAGAAAGTCCAGTTAAGGTATTAATGTTGCCGAGCGAGCGGTAG
- a CDS encoding CHAP domain-containing protein produces MESTLLNLPIPDRIIKIACQFEGLREVKSNTTWNNALLTEKLLRVMKPTGWKPPQPYCMAFVQGVLIEALSLTPKSHHHSLRPVDPLDVDTLWEVKTKLCPHVLTSYNNLKPQISKAPQVGSVFFMQKGKSASGHAGIVLEAHKDHIVTIEGNTSPAPGSAEKDRNGDGIYRKKRALKFDKTDGLHLLGFYSPF; encoded by the coding sequence ATGGAAAGCACCCTTTTAAACCTACCGATCCCTGATCGGATTATAAAAATAGCTTGCCAGTTTGAAGGCTTACGTGAAGTCAAGTCCAACACGACTTGGAACAATGCGTTATTAACCGAAAAGTTATTACGTGTCATGAAGCCTACTGGATGGAAACCACCTCAACCGTATTGCATGGCATTCGTACAAGGAGTTTTAATCGAAGCGCTTTCGTTAACACCTAAGAGCCATCATCATTCGTTACGACCTGTTGACCCCTTAGACGTTGATACTTTATGGGAAGTGAAGACCAAACTTTGCCCACATGTTCTAACCAGCTATAACAATCTCAAACCGCAAATCAGCAAAGCTCCACAAGTGGGTTCAGTGTTCTTTATGCAAAAAGGAAAATCCGCTAGTGGACATGCAGGCATTGTGTTGGAAGCCCACAAAGACCATATCGTGACAATTGAAGGCAATACTAGTCCTGCTCCAGGTTCAGCTGAGAAGGACAGAAACGGGGACGGTATTTACCGAAAGAAGCGAGCGTTGAAATTTGATAAAACCGATGGTTTACACCTTCTCGGATTCTATTCACCATTCTAA